A region of the Litchfieldia alkalitelluris genome:
AATTTCATCTTTGTATTCTTTTAAGCGTTCCTTTATTTCTAGATCCAACATTTCAATTTGCTTTTCTAAATACTCAATGTGATCAAGTTGACCCTTAAGTAGAAATTTCTGATGAGGCCCAATTAATCCCTTCAATGAACGTTCTAGAAGATCCATCTTCTTACGAAGCTGCTTCTTTGCTAGTTCCGCTAAGAGTGAAGGGTTAGTCTCACCTTTGATTAGTTGGCGAAGCATTAGTCGACCAGAAACACCTAAAATATCAGTAGCTACGGAGCTAAGTTTAATGTTTGCTCCTTCCAAGACCTTTTGAATACGATTAGCTTCCCGGGCACGTTCATCAATTAAACTTCTACGATAACGAACAAGCTCACGCAACTCTCGTTGCTCTCGGTCGGGAATGAAACTCGGTTTTAATAGGCCGTGTTTTAAAAGATCTGCAATCCACTCTGCATCTTTGACATCTGTTTTACGGCCAGGAACTTGTTTAATGTGCTGCGCATTAACCACGTAAGTTTGAAGAGAAGGTTCCAATTCTAATAGATTATAAATTGGTTTCCAGTACACGCCAGTGCTTTCCATTGCTACATGAGTACACTTATTTGACTGAATCCAGTCTACTAGTAAAAGAAGGTCATCGGTCATCGTTCCGAAGGTACGAACTTCTTTACTCTTTGGTGTTAAAATACAAGCTGTAATTGATTTCTTGTGGACATCCATTCCACATACATATTTGCTAATAATCTGCATGAAAAAATCACCTACCCAATATTATAGGAACAATGATTATTAAACGGCAGCTTATTGTGTGATCTACCCTACGTGCTTCTCAAATGAGAGCGACAAAACATGGTACACTTACTAACCGCGGTCCGTCTACCCAACGAGCTCAAGACATCAAGACATCCCGACCTCTACTAATAATCATTGTATTAACTTTATGGGCGGGAACGCATATTTTCATGCGCCATGGTGCGAAAATTTTTAGCATTGGGGTCTACCCTGAAAAAAGAAATGCTGAAGGCGCTCGTTCATCGGCGACAGGCATAAGACGAGCCGGCTAGAAGGTTGCTTTTTAACCTTCTTGCCGGATTGACTTATGACCCCGAGCCGATAGCGCCTGAAGCTAGACACTAAGCTAAGTATAATTTTTCATACTCCATGGTGCTAATTTTAGTTAGCATAGATGTCTACCCTGAAAAAAGAAATGCTGAAGGCGCTCGTTCATCGGCGACAGGCATAAGACGAGCCGGCTAGAAGGTTGCTTTTTAACCTTCTTGCCGGATTGACTTATGACCCCGAGCCGATAGCGCCTGAAGCTAGACACTAAGCTAAGTATAATTTTTCATACTCCATGGTGCTAATTTTAGTTAGCATAGATGTCTACCCTGAAAAAAGAAATGCTGAAGGCGCTCGTTCATCGGCGACAGGCATAAGACGAGCCGGCTAGAAGGTTGCTTTTTAACCTTCTTGCCGGATTGACTTATGACCCCGAGCCGATAGCGCCTGAAGCTAGACACTAAGCTAAGTATAATTTTTCATACTCCATGGTGCTAATTTTAATTAGCATAGA
Encoded here:
- a CDS encoding IS110 family RNA-guided transposase → MQIISKYVCGMDVHKKSITACILTPKSKEVRTFGTMTDDLLLLVDWIQSNKCTHVAMESTGVYWKPIYNLLELEPSLQTYVVNAQHIKQVPGRKTDVKDAEWIADLLKHGLLKPSFIPDREQRELRELVRYRRSLIDERAREANRIQKVLEGANIKLSSVATDILGVSGRLMLRQLIKGETNPSLLAELAKKQLRKKMDLLERSLKGLIGPHQKFLLKGQLDHIEYLEKQIEMLDLEIKERLKEYKDEIELLDSIPGIAIQTAQHIIAEIGPDLSRFPSAAHLAAWAGMAPGQNESAGKKKTARTRDGNKYLRSALIESASSATRKKDCYLAAKYQRLKRRRGTNKAKVAIAHQILVIAYHLLTRKESYKELGSNYYSEKALEVKKKKAIKHLTNLGYEIRHPLQSA